One genomic segment of Coffea arabica cultivar ET-39 chromosome 6e, Coffea Arabica ET-39 HiFi, whole genome shotgun sequence includes these proteins:
- the LOC113697357 gene encoding early nodulin-93-like, whose translation MAAAKNVAQSPLERSCSLASLDHKLAMAKRCSHEGVVAGAKAAAVASIATAIPTLASARMVPWARANLNPTAQALIVSTVAGMAYFIVADKTVLATARRNSFNRQTSSSASNN comes from the exons ATGGCTGCTGCCAAAAATGTTGCTCAGTCTCCTCTTGAGAGAAGCTGCAGCTTGGCATCGCTAGACCATAAGCTAGCCATGGCCAAACGTTGTTCTCATG AGGGTGTCGTCGCCGGAGCTAAAGCAGCTGCGGTTGCTTCTATTGCAACTGCCATCCCAACT CTGGCTAGTGCAAGAATGGTCCCGTGGGCAAGAgccaatctcaacccaactgCCCAAGCTCTCATTGTTTCCACAG TGGCTGGAATGGCTTATTTCATCGTAGCGGACAAGACTGTTTTGGCGACAGCAAGGCGAAACTCCTTCAATCGGCAGACCTCCTCATCAGCCTCTAACAACTAG
- the LOC113695302 gene encoding pentatricopeptide repeat-containing protein At1g08070, chloroplastic — MALPSSPFTSKASAFHIPAESNPPCSLLQKHPSQSLLSGCKNMENLKQIHAQFIKFGLHNTHFGLSKLVGFCALSPYGDSNYALLIFDAIENPTEILWNTIIHGYALSSNPELALEFYVKMVSLGNYPNSYTFPSLFKSCKKLMAAQIGKQVHGCVLKLGLDSYVHIHTSIINMYAQIGELGHARQVFEKSSFRDAVSFTALIGGYVSRGCLDEARVLFDGIPVRDVVSWNAMISGYAEVGRFGEALSLFENMWKLNVTPNESTLVSVLSACARSAGLQLGKRVDSWINRNGLDSNPRLANALVDMYAKCGEIDTARSLFDGMEVKNIVSWNVMIGGHTHVSEYKEALAVFRHMQLERVEPNDVTFLNILPACAQMGALDMGRWIHVYINKNCHHLQNSSVWTSLIDMYAKCGSIESAKQVFFGLETKSLSSWNVMISGLAMHGNAHGAIDLFSKLIEEGIEPDDVTFVGLLSACSHGGMVELGRLHFSSMVQDYKIQPKLPHYGCMIDLLGRAGLFDEAKSLLACMDIEPDGAIWSSLLGACRIHGNLELGEYAACSIFKLDPNNHGAYVLVSNIYAGAGRWNDVARIRTMLNDNGLKKVPGCTSIELDSVVHEFLVSDRTHPQSEDIYRMLDEIDRRLEMAGHVPNTSEVHYDMDEEWKEGILSQHSERLAIAFGLISTKPGTTLRIVKNLRVCGNCHSATKLISKIFNREIIARDRNRFHHFKDGCCSCMDYW; from the coding sequence ATGGCCCTTCCCTCGTCCCCATTTACCTCAAAGGCTTCAGCTTTCCACATCCCTGCGGAATCCAATCCCCCTTGCAGCCTCCTGCAAAAGCATCCTTCCCAATCCCTTCTCTCCGGATGCAAAAATATGGAGAACCTCAAACAAATCCACGCCCAATTCATAAAATTCGGCCTCCATAATACCCATTTCGGGCTAAGCAAACTAGTCGGCTTTTGCGCCTTAAGCCCGTATGGTGACTCAAATTACGCGCTACTAATCTTTGACGCCATTGAGAATCCCACCGAAATCTTATGGAATACAATAATTCATGGGTACGCGTTAAGCTCAAATCCTGAATTAGCTCTGGAGTTTTACGTAAAAATGGTTTCGTTAGGCAATTATCCAAATTCCTATACATTTCCTTCCCTTTTCAAGTCTTGCAAGAAATTAATGGCAGCCCAGATAGGAAAACaagttcatggatgtgtgttaAAACTCGGTTTGGACAGTTATGTTCATATACATACTTCAATTATCAATATGTATGCTCAAATTGGTGAACTCGGTCATGCCAGACAAGTGTTTGAAAAAAGTAGTTTCAGAGATGCCGTGTCTTTTACAGCACTGATAGGTGGCTACGTTTCGAGGGGCTGTTTGGATGAGGCTAGGGTACTTTTTGATGGGATTCCTGTTAGAGATGTGGTCTCATGGAATGCTATGATTTCAGGATATGCTGAAGTGGGAAGATTTGGGGAGGCCTTGAGTTTGTTTGAAAATATGTGGAAGTTAAATGTCACGCCTAATGAGAGCACATTAGTGAGTGTTCTTTCTGCTTGTGCACGTTCAGCCGGGCTTCAACTGGGGAAGCGGGTGGATTCTTGGATCAATAGAAATGGGCTTGATTCGAATCCTCGACTGGCTAACGCTCTGGTTGATATGTATGCGAAATGTGGTGAGATTGATACAGCTCgaagtttgtttgatggtatgGAAGTGAAAAATATTGTTTCGTGGAATGTTATGATCGGCGGACATACGCATGTGAGTGAGTATAAAGAAGCCTTGGCTGTTTTTCGCCATATGCAACTAGAGCGTGTGGAACCTAACGATGTTACATTCTTGAACATTCTTCCAGCTTGTGCGCAAATGGGCGCTTTAGATATGGGCAGATGGATACATGTTTATATCAACAAAAATTGCCATCACTTGCAAAATTCCTCAGTTTGGACGAGTCTTATTGACATGTATGCTAAATGCGGAAGTATCGAATCTGCAAAACAAGTGTTCTTTGGGTTGGAAACTAAAAGCCTGTCTTCTTGGAATGTGATGATATCAGGGCTAGCCATGCATGGGAATGCACATGGTGCAATTGATCTTTTCTCCAAATTGATTGAGGAGGGTATCGAACCTGATGACGTTACTTTTGTTGGTCTTTTGTCAGCTTGTAGCCATGGTGGTATGGTTGAACTTGGTCGCCTGCATTTTAGTTCCATGGTCCAAGATTACAAAATCCAACCCAAATTGCCGCACTATGGATGCATGATTGATCTTTTGGGTCGAGCTGGATTATTCGATGAAGCAAAGTCACTGTTGGCGTGTATGGATATTGAGCCTGATGGTGCCATATGGAGTTCCCTTCTTGGAGCTTGCAGGATTCACGGAAACCTTGAATTAGGTGAATATGCTGCCTGCAGCATTTTCAAATTGGACCCCAATAATCATGGAGCATATGTGCTTGTGTCAAATATCTATGCAGGAGCAGGAAGGTGGAATGATGTAGCTAGAATAAGAACCATGCTCAATGATAATGGACTGAAGAAAGTTCCTGGCTGCACGTCCATAGAACTAGACTCCGTTGTGCACGAGTTTCTTGTCAGTGATAGGACACATCCACAGAGCGAAGACATATACAGGATGCTGGACGAAATAGATAGGCGGCTAGAAATGGCAGGGCACGTTCCCAATACATCGGAAGTCCATTATGACATGGATGAGGAGTGGAAGGAAGGGATACTGAGTCAACACAGTGAGAGGTTGGCGATTGCATTTGGATTGATCAGTACAAAACCGGGAACGACCCTGAGGATTGTAAAGAATCTCCGAGTTTGTGGCAACTGCCATTCGGCCACAAAGCTGATATCTAAGATATTCAACAGGGAGATCATTGCCAGGGATCGCAATCGGTTTCACCATTTCAAGGATGGCTGTTGCTCATGCATGGACTATTGGTAG
- the LOC113695636 gene encoding protein kinase PINOID 2 has protein sequence MAITPRDESDYDSSCSSITVPDSSRSWMSNLSFGSRRSSISVCSSSDSYFSNCHKPHKANQAAWEAMKRLRCEKGHVGLDHFRLLRRLGSGDIGNVYLCQIRNPVVGLQQCFYAMKVVDREALAIRKKLQRAEMEKEILGMLDHPFLPTLYADFDASHYSCLVMEFCPGGDLHASRQRQPGKRFSISSAKFYAAETLLALEYLHMMGIIYRDLKPENVLVREDGHIMLSDFDLSLKSDVVPKVIRSAKVCPADHQPTHNHKNTTKCSTPTCALPIQPVLSCFSTSNKKCTTITVTATPLQQQPPPQATNFTYNIQEYNPELVAEPIDARSKSFVGTHEYLAPEVISGQGHGSAVDWWTFGVFLYELLYGKTPFKGENNEKTLINILKQPLAFPRIGVSTTKEYEELLKVQDLISKLLVKNPKKRIGSWKGSVEIKRHEFFNGVNWALIRSVRPPEVPCDLHKNRSRVMIPKLSKKDREAPYQIPHHFDYF, from the exons ATGGCTATCACACCCCGAGATGAATCCGACTACGACAGCAGCTGTTCGTCGATAACCGTGCCGGACTCAAGCCGGAGCTGGATGAGCAACCTCAGCTTCGGCAGCCGCCGGAGCTCTATCTCAGTTTGTTCCTCTAGTGACTCGTATTTTTCCAACTGTCACAAGCCACACAAGGCCAACCAAGCTGCCTGGGAAGCCATGAAGCGGCTACGATGTGAGAAAGGCCATGTGGGGCTCGACCATTTTCGGCTTCTTCGCCGGCTAGGAAGCGGAGACATCGGAAATGTTTATCTTTGCCAGATTAGGAACCCGGTTGTGGGGTTACAGCAGTGCTTTTATGCTATGAAAGTTGTGGATAGAGAAGCTCTTGCCATAAGGAAGAAGTTGCAAAGAGCTGAGATGGAGAAAGAGATTTTGGGCATGCTAGATCATCCTTTTCTGCCCACGTTATACGCTGATTTTGATGCTTCCCATTATTCTTGCCTGGTTATGGAGTTTTGTCCCGGTGGAGACTTGCATGCATCCCGGCAACGCCAACCCGGAAAACGCTTCAGCATTTCATCTGCCAA GTTTTATGCAGCTGAAACTCTGTTAGCGCTAGAGTATCTTCATATGATGGGGATAATATATAGAGATCTTAAGCCAGAAAATGTGCTGGTAAGAGAAGATGGGCACATCATGCTTTCAGATTTCGATCTCTCTCTTAAATCTGACGTTGTCCCTAAGGTCATAAGGTCTGCGAAAGTTTGTCCAGCTGATCATCAACCTACtcataatcataaaaatactACCAAATGCTCCACTCCAACTTGTGCTTTGCCCATACAGCCCGTGCTTTCCTGTTTCTCAACTTCCAACAAGAAATGCACTACTATTACCGTTACGGCTACACCATTGCAGCAGCAACCACCGCCGCAGGCGACCAACTTCACATATAATATTCAAGAGTACAACCCGGAATTGGTGGCGGAACCCATTGATGCTAGATCCAAGTCCTTCGTCGGGACCCACGAGTACTTGGCCCCGGAGGTGATATCAGGGCAAGGCCATGGAAGTGCTGTAGATTGGTGGACTTTTGGGGTGTTCTTGTACGAATTGTTGTACGGGAAAACACCATTCAAGGGTGAGAATAATGAGAAAACTCTGATTAACATATTGAAACAGCCGTTGGCTTTTCCAAGAATCGGTGTGAGCACGACCAAGGAGTACGAGGAACTGTTGAAAGTTCAAGACCTGATTAGCAAGTTGTTAGTGAAGAATCCCAAGAAGAGAATTGGAAGTTGGAAGGGTTCGGTTGAAATCAAGAGGCACGAGTTCTTTAATGGTGTGAATTGGGCTTTGATTAGGTCTGTTAGGCCACCTGAGGTCCCGTGTGATCTTCACAAGAATAGGAGTAGAGTAATGATACCCAAATTAAGCAAGAAAGATAGAGAAGCTCCATATCAGATTCCTCATCATTTTGATTACTTTTGA
- the LOC113695303 gene encoding putative RNA methyltransferase At5g10620: MEALLSSSSSSGVTAKYSIPPPGPLRFTGQSVRPIPVRILTVGKKRSAGVQLIVDDYVNKLSHYCPVEDVRVKSNPKSARDPTVQIEHEDQACMRCIKSQDEWVVLLDERGLELDSIQTASFIGNALIDGAPSLLFCIGGPYGHGRLLRRRANVSIKLSSLVLNHEVALVVLMEQLYRAWTILKGHKYHHH; encoded by the coding sequence ATGGAAGCCctgctctcttcttcttcttcttctggtgTAACCGCGAAGTACTCAATTCCTCCTCCGGGTCCACTCCGATTTACTGGTCAATCCGTGAGACCAATACCCGTCCGGATACTGACGGTGGGCAAGAAGAGGTCAGCCGGGGTGCAACTCATAGTTGACGATTACGTTAACAAACTCAGCCACTATTGCCCGGTTGAGGATGTTCGGGTGAAATCCAACCCCAAGAGTGCTCGCGATCCGACGGTTCAGATTGAACATGAGGACCAGGCTTGCATGCGGTGTATCAAGTCCCAGGATGAATGGGTTGTGCTGTTGGACGAGCGTGGGCTGGAGCTGGATTCTATTCAAACGGCTTCATTCATTGGGAACGCTTTAATTGATGGAGCTCCGAGCCTTCTATTTTGCATTGGTGGACCTTATGGTCATGGACGACTTTTGCGCCGGCGGGCCAATGTCTCAATCAAGTTGTCATCTTTGGTCTTGAATCATGAAGTTGCTCTTGTTGTGCTAATGGAGCAGCTCTATCGGGCCTGGACCATTCTTAAAGGCCACAAGTATCATCATCACTGA